DNA sequence from the Lagenorhynchus albirostris chromosome 5, mLagAlb1.1, whole genome shotgun sequence genome:
agaggccacagcagtgagaggcctgcgtacagcaaaaaataaattaaaaaaaagtgttcttcctatgttttcctctaagagttttatagtgtccaaacttacatttaggtctctactccattttgagtttatttttgtgcatggtgttagggagtgttctaatttcattcttttacatgtagctgtccagttttcccagcaccacttattgaagactgtcttttctccattgtatatccttgcctcctttgtcatagattagttgaccataggtgtgtgggtttatctctgggctttctatcttgttccattaatctgtatttctgtgccagtaccatattgtcttgattactgtaggtttgtagtatagtctgaagtcaaggagtctgattcttccagctccgtttttttccctcaagactgctttggctattcagggtcatttgtgtttccacagaaattttaagattttttgttctagttccataaagaatgccattggtaatttgacaaggattgcattgaatctgtagattgcttagcggagtatagtcattttcataatattgattcttccaatccaagaacatggtttatctctccatctgttggtatcatctttaatttctttcatcagtgtcttatagctttctgcagacaggtcttttgtctccctaggtaggtttattcctaggtattttattctttttgttgcaatggtaaatgggagtatttccttaatttctctttcagatttttcatcattagtgtataggaatgcacgagattcctgtgcattaattttgtatcctgaaactttaccagattcattgattagctctagtattctggtggcatctttaggattctctatgtaaaatatcatgtcatctgcaaacagtgacagttttacttcttcttttccaaattgtatcccttttatttctttttcctctctgattgctgagggtaggacttccaaaactgtgttgaataatagcggtgagagtggacatccttgtcttgttcttgatcttagaggaaatgctttcagtttttcaccattgagaatgatgtttgctgtgggtttgtcatatatggcctttattatgttgaggtaggttccctctatgcccactttctggagagttttttatcataaatcggtgttgaattttgtcaaaagctttttctgcatctattgagatgatcatatggtttttattcttcaatttgttaatatggtgtatcacattgattcatttgcatatattgaagaatccttgcatccctgggataaattccacttgatcatggtgtatgatccttttaatgtgctgttggattctgtttgctagtattttgttgaggatttttgcatctatattcatcagtgatattggtctgtaattttcttttcttgtagtatctttgtctggttttggtatcagggtgatgctggcctcatagaatgagtttgggagtgttacttcctctgcaattttttggaagagtttgagaaggatgggtgttagctcttccctaaatgtttaatagaattcacctgtgaagccatctggtcctggacttttgtttgttggaagatttttaatcacagtttcaatttcattacttgtgattggcctgttcatattttctatttcttcctggttcagtcttggaagtttatacctttctaagaatttgtccatttcatcgaggttgtccattttattggcatagagttgcttgcagtagtctcttaggatgctttgtatttctgcagtgtctgttgtaacttctcctttttcatttctaattttattgatttgagtcctccccctgtttttcttgatgggtctggctaatggtttatcaattttgtttatcttcccaaagaaccagcttttagttttattgatctttgctattgttttctttgtttctatttcatttatttctgctctgatctttatgatttctttccttctgctaaatttgggttttgttttttcttctttctctatttcctttaggtgtaaggttagattgtttatttgagatttttcttgtttcttgaggtaggcttgtatagctataaacttccctcttagaactgcttttgctgcatcccataagttttggattgttttgttttcattgtcatttgcctctaggtattttttgaattcctctttgatttcttcggtgatctcttggctatttagtagcgtagtgtttagcctccatgtgtttgtgttttttacgtttttttcccctgtaattcatttctaatcttatagcattgtggtcagaaaaggtgcttgatatgatttcaattttcttaaatttactgtggctcaatttgtgacccaaaatgtgatctatcctggagaatgttccatgcgcacgtgggaagaaagtgtaatctgatgtttttggatggaatgtcctataaatatcaattaaatctatctgatctattgtgtcatttaaagcttctgtttcctcatttattttcattttggttgatctgtccattgatgtaagtgaggtgttaaagtcccctctattattgtgttactgttgatttcctgttttacagctgttagcagttgccttatataggTTCCAGTGACCTCCTGCTTGAGTTTGATTAATGTACTAGAGCagcacagaactcagggaaacattttacttactagattacctgTTTATTTTATAAGGATATAACTCAAGAAGAGCCTGATGGAAGAGATGAATAGGgcaaggaaaggggaaagggtgagaaGCTTCCATGCCCTCACTGAGggccactctccccaaatctgtacgtgttcaccaacccagtaGCTCTCccaaccctgtccttttggggttttatggaggcttaaTTACCtaggcatggttgattaaatcattggccattgatgACTGAACTTAatctccagcccttctcccctcctggGGTGGTGAGGCTGAAAGTTCCTAGGCTCTAATCAtatggttggttcccctggcaaccaggcCCCATCTTTAGGTGCTTTGCACAAGTCACCTCATTTACATAACAAAACACCTTTAGGAAATTCtgagagttttaggagctctgtgttagAAACAGGGACTAagaccaaaaatatatttatttatttattttttttttgagaaagtagTAAGGATTTTTGTTGCCAAAACAAGTTAAGAGAAACAAGCATAACAGAAGACACAAATCGATTAATTGCTCTGATCATTTTAGACTCCAGGGCATCTCTGTGGGAAGATCAGCTCAGCTCCTTGTGTAGACACCATACTGTCCAAAGCAAAGGACAGCAGGAATTTGAGACAGTTTTCAAGACAATGATTGAACATGTACACAGTGAGGAGAAACAAAAAGGTGGTTTCCCTAGTTCCTTTCCTCAGTGAGGTACGTGTTTATAAAGGTATGAGGctcatttggggggaaaatgattgcatacagaaaattttttaattcttccacctcccaggaaaaaaattttcaggCCCTGGCTTGAACAAGAAACTCAAAATAAGGTGACACTAGTTTCATATGAACCGCAAGACTATACTCAAACTGCAGTTGCTGCCTCCTTTAAGAAAGGTTAACATCCATTTATCTATACCAAACCAGTAGACTGAATTTTCTCCCTTAGGAAGTTTTCAACCAAAAGGGAGTTAAATTAATCTCACTTTAAAGTGCAACAAAGGATATGTAAGGCTAGTGTTTGTTCTGTGACACACAAAAGAGAAGCATCCCTCCAACAGCACTGGCCCAAGAGATACTACAGTAAGAACTGGCTGCAGGACAAAGTGATCCATGAGGTCTACCAAAAAGCAAGGAGATCCATGAGGTCTACCAAAAAGCAAGGTTTCAGCAGAAAACAGAGGGGATCCCTGCCAAGGCTGGCTCTTAACTATACCCATATCTCAAACAGATCCTGGGTCCCCATAACTGACGAGGCTGGAGCACACAGTGCCAGCATAGCCAAGAGGGCTAAAGTTGTCTAAACTAGTCAGTGAACGCCACTACGCCATGATTTGTCCATGCACACATGGATAGTGGTAAAGGAATCAAGAAGCCTTGGTTTTGGAACAACACAAACATTATTTACCTAGTAAGTAATGACCAAAGTTCTTGGGTAGAGTAAAGATACAAAAATAGGTAATGAGGTCTCCATACATCACTGCTGAGGTTTAGTCTAACTTTAAACTAAAGCAGTACAAAATGGCTTCTTCTGCACAAGGACAAACTTTGCACTAATGTTTCTCAAAAATCAGTTATGTCTCCAGCTCTAGCCTCAgtttgagagaaattttaaaagacaaaacaaaacttttcctATGTCAGAGCCAAGGTAAAGGGGAGCTGGGCTCAAGACACCCTCTATCCAGAGTCCCTGGAACAGAAAGAGCTCTAGAAACCAGTGGGTGTGAGAACATTCAAGTCCTACGGTTTGAGATTGTGGGCCCGCAGCAGCTGTTTCTTCCCTTCTGTCACTGGGATGTCCATTTTGGGTGGCTTGAACACTGCTGGATCCTCGGCCATTCGGGTGGCCTGCATGCAGATCAGTTCCACTGGAGAAGGCTTCTGGGCTCCTTTGTAGGCCTGGATGGCAGAACCTCCGGAATCAGACTTCTGGAGGGATCTTGGTCCAAAGAGGCTCCATTTATCTGCCGAGCTTCTGTCTTTTTCCCCGCTTCCAGAATCCATGGTGCTAAGATTGGGGCCAGGTAAGGCTGTGGAAGAACCAGAAGTGAACCAGCCTCTGGGCTTCTGCTTAGGGGAAGAGTGGGAGTTACTGCTTGGGGTGGACTGGGTGGAGGCTGGCTGCTTCTCCTCTTTTGTTATCTCTCCACTCTGGAGCTTTACTTTGTGGAGTGCTTCTGCCACTCGAGGGTACTTGGGCTCCTCGGTGGTGAGGCCCTTGTGGGGTGTGTAGCCAGCATCTCTCAGCCCTGCCTGGTGCTCAAAACGCTGAATACTCTCCTGGGTCTGTTTTGTGATCAGAGACCTCATGATGACATGGGTAGCTTTAGCCTTCACCACGGGGACCTTGTCCACACCGTCAGTGGCCGATGGCAGGGCATGGGACGAGACACtggcctctccttcctccaccttGGCCAGGTGCTTATACTTGCACTCTGGAATCACTGGCTTCCAGGGGATGCTGTCCATGTCTGATGGAGGAGGAATCATGGGCGTAGGGTCCTCCAGGGCATCATCATAGCTGAATGCCCAGTGGTACGTCCCGATGGGCAGGGACATCTTGCCTAGAGGCCCCCTAGGCTCAAGGGCAGGCATTTCTGGTTGTCTCGAAGCCATTGAAAGACTGGGATCCAGGTGCTTTTTCTATACAGAATTCAGAGCTGAGTCCCTGCCACCAGTGTGAAATGATGTGAAGATTATGCCGACAGGTGTTAAAGAGGAGCATTGTCCAGCTGCTGCAAATTAGCAAAGCTGCTCGGGAAGCGTCCATCCATTCCAGAGGTTCTGTTTTTCCACCTCCGCGGAGTCGCCTGCGGCCTGAGCTCCGGTACTAAAGAGGCTCCGAGGACCCACGTCTCTCGAGAGGCTGTGGCGCATTCGTGACCCAAGCCGTGGTGTGAGCGGCGCTGTGCCCGTGGCGACACAGAATGCCCCGAGCACCAACCAGGGAGGGACCCAAAAATCTATTTCTTATTATGAATCACAGCATCACATCATTTACATGAATGCTGAGTGCTGACTTGACAGCAAtaacatttcttttgaaaatttcaagAATATGATCCTTAATGAAGCAACAACTAGAAAAGTTAAAAAGTTCACACCACTGTCAGAAAAAAATGTGGCCTTTTTCCATGTTAGTTGTAGAATTCTGGCTTAAAAACCCAGGGAGGAACTGATTGGTCTCAGGATGTTAGGAGGTGATTTTTGGTGGACAAAATGATTTTGCAAACAGATTACTGTTTAATcattcagatggctcttttgagtTACTTTAAGATCTGTGAGGTAGATGCAGGCAGTAAGTTCAATAGCTTGTCATTGTAAGCTGGACCGTTTTACAgaatattgtattaatttttttcaaaggcaAATGCAGTCAGGGTATAATGTCATAGCCACTTTCtggaaaacaatccaaatgtacATTTTTTCAAACACAATTGTAAGCTGTGGTTGATGTGGCAGCCCTATAGCTGAAGTGGACTGATTTCTGTATAACTAATTTCTTTGTGGCGTTTAACCTGGCCATCCTTGGGTTCCACAAACCTCACTGATCAAGTTTCCACCCTTTGCTCTTGTCCTCTAATGTCCCAGGAAGTGGTGTTGAGAGGAATGAGGAGTTTGACCCACTTGGAGCTGAGTCGCCATGTTTACTGAAGCTAACAGTGATTTGACACATCCAAGGAAACTTTTCTCCCTGCAGGAACCATTTCCCATCATGTCTCaaacttttctccattctactagGAAAGATGAATTCTCCTTTCCTCTGAGGTAGTAGAGGACAGTCAGGCTGCTGCCAAATGACAGCTCTTCACACTCTTGAGAATGTGAAATGAACTAGTGTGTGGCCTGAGAGGCTGAAATTTGGCAGAATTGGCAGGTGTGAACATTCTTCTTCACCTCGTGCAGAGTCATCTGGGGGAAGGAGACGGAGGGTCCTGATATGAGCTGTTTGCCGTTGCACAGTGCCGGCCACTGCATGACACTCTATACCAACAGAGAAGATGTGTGCTCCTGTGAAAAGAACTGACAGATATGATTTGGTTCTGGGAACTGAGCCACATGACACCATGCTGGAAACGAAGTCATTAGCTGTGATCTTGTAAAGATTCTGGCATTGTGAGATAAAGTGGTTTGATCACCAATGTGTCACATAATGAGGCTTTGGAGTAGCTTTAAAAGGCACTGTAGATCCgtatgaaaatgaaatgttttacatCTAATGAAAAAATTCTACTCGGAGAAGAATATATTCAACCATttaaagtctgtgtgtgtgtacatgcatgcatgcatatgtgtgcgtatgtgtgtggtatagacaaagagaaaatccacTTAGGAGAACTTGTAAAGAACCTACTAAAAATCATATGGCCAAGACATAGCCTTTAATTTTGGAACTACTGGATGTAAAAATTAAGGAAGTGAGCATCAGTGAGTGTAAAAGATGACAGCCAGAAAATATCACTGTGAGTTACCATATCAATAGAGCAATGAATTACCAGTGGCACAGAGGTGCTTTATGAGCCTTGGCAGCCAATTAGGTAAGAGTGGTTTCTCCTGGCATAGCAATTTGAAGTGGTTATTAACTATGTATACTGAAATTTGATGggctaaaaaaaaagttaaaaaaaaataactttcacaTTGAATTGTTCCCCCcactatgctttaaaaaaaaaaaccccaaaaactcaCGATGAGCTGAAGTAAGAGATTTTAATTCCCAAACAAAGATGACTAAACTGAAAGTATAAAACCTTCTATTTTTAGTGGATCCTGACGTTCTTTACTGTTTGCATTCCCAGTTTCCAGATAATATGTTCTCCAGTTGGCCAGTTATTGTGCAGTAAGTAACATTTCACTATGTCAGCAAACAATGGCATGAactgaaagagtaaaacaaaatctACTTGGAAAAAAACTAACATAGAAACACGGAAGTCTAGAAGTAGTCTAATCccttagaaaataaaagacaataaaagTGGAGTTAAGATAAAAAGACAATACTATAGATTTTTCTTGGCTATATAAGTGCATattcttgtttgtatttttatctaCATGATTGTGAAAAATCACCAGTCGGTTAACtgaatggagagaaagaagatgtcagtttttttattttatatatatatatatatatatatatatatattaccttgATATATATTTGggtatttaacatatatttagttCAGTATATATCTAcctctttatatataaaattatattttgattttccaATTGATTCCAACTgtattctaaaataattatttgatatacatcaaatataagcatatattatttaatgttatatattatatgaatatgtcagatatgcatatatattaaatatttatttttaagcctgACCATTATGTTCATTAACCAAGGAGTGAAGCAGAATTCTATATTGCTATGTAAATGTGCCACAGACTTTgacattttaagtattttccttatattttaagtGTGCTTATCTTGAATTACCTGCTACTGGGGCACAAGGTTGGCTGATACCAGAAtacacatgaaatatattttaaaaaattaaatgaacactTTCTATCTTTTAAAGCAATCCATTCTATTGTGCTAGACTATACAtaaggattaaaaatatatttaaggttaTTGAACTCGGTTTTGTCCCTTGTCATATCTGCTTGAAAAATTAATTCATGTAAATTTTCTGAGCATATCTATTTGtagaagtatttaaaaaaaataagttatatgaATTCCAAGGGAAGGAAAACATAGATGAAATAGAAGATGATAAAGCAAGTGGTTCCTGACCTCCCATTTGTTGTTATTTTCACTCTTTGCCGAATCACACTTATGATACAATTACAtttacaattaatttaaaaataaagttaaatgtcTAATTTTAGAATCTTAGAAAGTAGAGGCCAAAGGAAAGCACTCTCATCACAATAAACAGGAAAAGTGGAATCTTCATCCATGCAATGTGGTAACATTCATATCATCACTAGCAGTTTCTAACTATCAGCATACGATTTTGCCAGTGGATAGAAATCTGCTTCCTTGCTCTCTATGTCAATCAAAAATAGCATCCTGGCATTTCATTTCGTGTTTCACAGACTGGAGATTTTTAGCAACCTGAGGACATGTGACTTGAAAGCATGAGCAGCGTTGAGAACTGTATTCTCTTCCAGTCTTCACAGCTAAAGGGAGTTAGAGTTGAACAATTCCCAGTGCAGCAGAGAGagctagaaaatattaaattcacaGGATACGGTTTTGCCATAGAAAAATGACTTTGGAGGTTTTCCTGAGTTAGGAGGAAGGGCAGCCAAGCTAGGGATTTGGAGTCATCAAAAATCATGCTGCCTTCCCCTCAGAGATTTTTCTAAGTAAAGTAGTTAATTAAAATCTCAGGatctcagtttctacatctgtaaaataaaaggtCTGAAGAGAGAAACTCTAAGATCCCTTTCAATGAAGAAATGTTATCTTTGTATGACACTATCCGTAATTACAAAGGTGTATAATCCTATGgaatttacaaattaatttccCAAGTGAGGTATTTATTAGCTCTTTTGATGGCTGTATGTCATTCTTCGTGTGACTTTGACATTTCTTGGTCTATGTGTGACATCTGACCTATTACTGCTACATCCTGAATCAGAGCTTTGGCTGAGCAGAGATGTCCAAGTATAATCCTTATAACCCAGGGAGTCTCATAATTCCCCACAGGGACATTGGAAGAACCTTGAAGAATTTATGTTTGTGTTGGTAAATTTCTCCACATGGCATCTCTGGGAGCAGTGAAGGAAATGTACATTCTGACAGCTGCAATTTCCTATTGCCAGTGGCTTCTCAGCATTACTGCAGTCACAGGTGTCTGGAACTCAGAAAGTACAAAGGGCGTCATCATAGCTTCCTATTACTGGTCATGCTCATGTGATCAGTACTCTACAGAGGGCACTTAGAATGGACTAGCACTTTGAAGACAGAGaactaggttcaaatcccagttgcAGCAGctggctgtgtaaccttggggaACTTGACCTCTTTCCTTCGTAAATGGGTGTGATGGATTACATGAGGTCATATTTGTAAAGCACCTAGTATGGTACTGAAGAATTCAAGGAGTGTTCTCTTTGTGCTGCCCTTCCATGCTGTGTTTACTCTGCTACAAATAAAATCAATTCAACCTGTTAGACTGTCAGCAGCTTCAGAACTGGGCTTCTCTTCTGGCTTGAGGCATGCCACCTGCAGTATTTTCCACCAGAAAATAgtgtacttaaaaaaatacttgtcAATGTAGACTCTGAATATATCTTtgcatttataaaaacaaaacaaccagaacAAAGAACATGAACAAGCCATTTACAATAGAataaatacagatggccaataaatatggaaaaaatggTCCAACTCATCCATCACAGAGAAAGCCacaattaaaaaacacaacagattttttgAGATATATTTCATATAGCATACAGTTCACCTATTTATAGTgtaaatttcagtgttttttttttttttttttttttttgtggtacgcgggcatctcactgttgtggcctctcccgttgcggggcacaggctccggacgtgcaggctcagtggccatggctcatgggcccagcctctccacggcatgtgggatcctcctggaccggggtacgaacccgtgtcccctgcaacggcaggtggactctcaaccactgtgccaccaaggtaGCCCaatttcagtggtttttagtatattcacatagTTGTATGTGACTATCACTACaattaatttcagaacattttcatacccccatcccatccctcctCCTTTCACTCCACCTTACCCCGGgcctccagccctaggcaaccactgatctacttttctgtctctgtagatttgccaattctgaacattttatatagactggaatcatacaatatgttgtCTTTTGTGACCAACTTATTTCATcttgtaaaatgttttcaaagtttatccatattgtagcatgtatccgTACTgaatccctttaaaaaaattttagaacttatatttttttcatttttttgttgtggtaaaatatgtataacataaaatttgccattttaaccacttttaaatgcataattcagtggcattaattacactCACAATGCTATGCAACAAACATCAGTACCTATTTCCAAACTGTTCTTTACCCTAAATAGAAATGTAACCATTAAGCAGTaactccctatttccccctctgcctccagcccctgataacctctaatctcctttctgtctctatgaatttgcctattctagatattacatgtaagtgaaatcatgcaatatttatccttttgtgtctgacttatttcacttagcatgatgttttcagggttcatctgtGTTGCAGCATATATTAgaacttcctttccttttatggatgaataatactcaactgtatggatataccacattttgtttatccattcactgttGATGAAGACTTGGGtcgtttctactttttggctattgcgaatactgctgcaatgaacatttgtgtgcaaatatctgtttgagtccctgatttcaattttttttttaaaagaagatttattaattaattaatttatttttgctgtgttgggtcttcgtttctgtgtgagggctttctctagttgtggcaagcgggggccactcttcatcgcggtgcgcgggactctcactattgcggcctctcttgtggcggagcacaggctccagatgcgcaggctcagtagttgtggctcacgggcctgtttgctccgcggcatgtgggttcctcccagaccagggctcgagtccgtgtcccctgcattagcaggcagattctcaaccactgcgccaccagggaagcccctttcaatTTTTTGGAGCATATACttaggagcacaattgctgggtCGTCAGGTAActctttttgagaaactgccagactgttttccaaagtgggtgcaccaacttacattcccaccagtagtgcatgagggctccaagttctccatagCTTCAGcaatacttgttattatctgtctttttgatgataaccatgcTAGTGAATatgaagtaatatctcattgtggttttgacttgcatttccctgatggctaatgtcttttcatatacttattggcATTTGTATATTCTTATGCTGCTACTACAAGTGTAAATTGATtcaa
Encoded proteins:
- the LOC132520686 gene encoding putative monooxygenase p33MONOX, whose product is MASRQPEMPALEPRGPLGKMSLPIGTYHWAFSYDDALEDPTPMIPPPSDMDSIPWKPVIPECKYKHLAKVEEGEASVSSHALPSATDGVDKVPVVKAKATHVIMRSLITKQTQESIQRFEHQAGLRDAGYTPHKGLTTEEPKYPRVAEALHKVKLQSGEITKEEKQPASTQSTPSSNSHSSPKQKPRGWFTSGSSTALPGPNLSTMDSGSGEKDRSSADKWSLFGPRSLQKSDSGGSAIQAYKGAQKPSPVELICMQATRMAEDPAVFKPPKMDIPVTEGKKQLLRAHNLKP